From the genome of Kluyveromyces lactis strain NRRL Y-1140 chromosome F complete sequence:
GTAGTTACCACAGCAATCTAATGCAGCCATGTTCATACTAaaataatgatgaaaatgaatcttaaaaaaaaagaattataCTACTCTAAGATAAACGCAACAATAAATAAGGTGGAGTTTCGATGAGGAAAAGGTAACGAAGTTAGCGAATATTCCTCGAATTCCTAAAATATGAGTAATTGAATGACACAttggtttctttttgcCAAGGTGTTCTACTAAGAAAGAGGATCGGTATTATTTTCTTACGCTGTTGCAGCTTCAGTGATCTCCTTTAGGTAACCGAGTTATATGAAATAAGGAATTAGCTGAATTTCTTTAGTCATCACATATATAAAAGCCAGctctgaagaaaaaataaaaatttCTGGAAGAACATAGCCAACTCATTTAAAGAATCTTCTACTGAACCTGGTGACCTCATATTTTCTGATGAGACCAACAGAATCTAATACGTCGGAGATtgattccatttcttctgcTAGTGACGTTTCTCATATTTTGTCTGACCCGCATGGATTTGTACCGAAATCCAAAAAGAGTCAACTGGCAGATTCAGACCAACGTATCACTAGAAGGCTTTCTGAGCCTTCTAGTATCAAGACAGCGGACACAGGACGGTCTACTATCATTACTGgtatttcaagaactgTTACGAGGACTTTGAGCACGATCAAGAAGGCggttgatgatgataatttACAAGCCGACAATAACACCGACGATTTAAACAAattgttggaaagaaattttgatattgatgatgCATTACGGTTGACAGAAACAGCTAAGAGAACTGACAGTCGTTACACCACCAACACTAATACTAATACTAATGCCAATGCTGTTAATGCTAAGGGTTCAGATAAATGGTTTGATCAAACCTCTGATAGTGAAGGTGAATATCGATCGGAAGTTCCGGTTGAACTAGCCGGTGATGATGAAGGCCAGACACTTAATAAAGTCTTTACCAACAAGGAGACCAACACTTTGGATCTTCCACCAGAGGGAGGATACGGTTGGGTGTGTTGTCTTTGTGTCACACTTGTTATGTTTTCCACTTGGGGTTGTAATTCGGCGTTTGGTGTGTTTCTAGCATTTTACTTGAACAATTCAAGCTTTCCAGGTGCTAGTAAATATGACTATGCATTAATTGCAGGTATGACTGTATTCTTTGGGCAAGGGTTACCTCCGTTTGTTCTCTTATTTATGAGAATCTTTGGTTTAAAAATTCCAATGTATTTCGGTATTGTGATTATGTGCTTGGGTTTCGTTTTAGCCAGTTATGCTGTGTCATTATGGCAACTATATTTGACTCAAGGTTTCCTTAGTGGCGTCGGCATTTCGTTTATTTTCGCTCCTGCCACTACCGTTTTGCCTGGGTGGTTTCTTAAAAAAAGATCATTTGCAATGGGTTTATCATTGATTGGAACAGGAGCAGGTGGTGTTGCATACTCTCTAGCGGTTAATAAAATGATAGAAAATACCGGTAATCAGAGATTTGCATTAAGAATCCTTGCTATCACTTGCAGCATAACTTGTGTAGTAGCAACCCTTTTGCTACGTCAGAGAGTTCCAATGAAGGCTACTGGGATCAGAAATTGGAAAGCAATCAAGCAACACTGTAATGATATGTTCTCGATGCacatattcaaaaaatggACAGTTCAATTAATTGCAATGTGGTTCATGTTTGCATTATTTGGATATACTTTAATGATATTTACTTTATCCTCATACGCTGTTGCTAACGGCTTGACTGCTCATCAAGGTTCCTCGCTAACGGCAATCTTGAACGGTGCCCAAAGTGTAGGTAGACCCTTAATTGGATACACAGGGGATAAAATCGGTAGAACGAATATTACTGTTATGCTAACGTTACTTTTAACAATTTTCATGTTCGGTTTTTGGATCCCTGCTGACAGTTATTCATCTTTAATCGGGTTTTCAATATGTGTCGGTCTATGTATTGGTGTAGCTAATGTTATGAACACCGTGCTAGTTGCTGACATCGTTGGACCGGTAGATTTTTTGCCCGCTTGGGGTTATGTTAACTTGGTGGGCTCTCCATTCATGCTTGTTGCTGAAGTTATTGCACAAGCGTTGACTGAACCCAACTCCAACGACCCATATCTCCACACTCAAATATTTGCGGGATGTTGTTTCGTTGCGGCATTACTCCTTATATTGGGATTGCGGGAGGTGACAGCAAAGataaagataaaagaaagacaaacGATAAATTTGCAACGGTTAAAGGATTATGATGATTCAAACTTATCAGAAAAAGACAATAACATCTtgagagaaagagagaTCAAGTATGATTACTTACTTGGATCAGGCATCAAAAGCTACTTTGCAAGAATGTTTTATCCAATGCATGTATAAAACTCTTTCCACAGAGTCatctattcttttcttccgTCTATAAAAGTAGCATTAGTGAAGTATCTTACTTAGTTTATTTATTTCAGTATTTTCATCCCACTTCAAATCCTTGATATAAGCATTGCattcattatcaaaatcCTTCCATTGATCAAccaacttctttgaaattacaTTGAATCTCATTATCGGGTCATGCAAATTTTGGTTAGGATCTAAGTTCATCTGAATGCAAATCTCATGAATGACGTTATTTAGCTCAGAGTAATTTAGCACAAACTCATAACTCATATCCATCAATAAAACCAAAGTAGTTGGATACAGCTGATGAGTGTATGTTCCAAGCGAAGCACCTGAACCTGAATATAAAATTggatgattcaaaatatttgataagAATACAGAATGAGCTCTTTTTAGATCCTCAAGATCAAATGAAGAATAGCCGCTAACATCATCTGTCGTaagttctttgaagttttcgATAAAATGAAGATCAGGTTTTAAAACACCGCTTGAGACTTTTACCCCATTTCTAAGCACTTTAACTTTAACCGAGGAGGTTGGATCGGTATCTTTATGATTTAGATTCGAAAGAAGCTTCCTAAATTCATGTTCAATAATACTCTCGAAACAATAtgtttcaacttttttAGTGAAAGATTGAATCTGATTCTTTAAAACATTGATCATTGAAACTTTATTCAGTAAATCCCTAATAAATGGAACCCTGATGTTCAGCTTTCTAAAAAGTTTAAGAATGGATGAATTTTTTTGCCATTCTTGTTCATAATTGTACTCATTCTTTTTAATTCTCCAtaagaagttgaaaattcTCAGATAATCTCTGCGGCTTCCGTGTTGGTTGATATCCATTACTGTTGAAAGAGGCTGATCCACGAGATAGTCTAATGTGAAAACATCCCAACCCGAAGATCCATGTGCTAATTCCAAAATTCTAGCATCAAGCCTATTCACCAAGAGATTGTTATCtgatttgttcaatctATTTCTCAGAGATGATTGTTGAATTGCGATTTGTAGACACTTCGTTAAATGATGGCTTTCTAAAAGTTGAGAAGGTTGGTTGAAGAGATTTTCCGAGTTTTGAATAATAGAATCAATCACATCGCTTTTACCCATTAGAAGGATATCTTTTAAAAGGTTGAGAGTCTCGAAATAATAAAATTTCGATCGTAATGTGGTGTTGATATAGTGGTTAATTTCACCATATTGCTGGTTAACCAATTCGAAAAATTTGTGATCCATTGAAGGGCCTAATAGCCTATATTGCAATGAATACTTATTTGCAAATTTTCCAATCCATTCAACTTCGCTGCAGCAATGTTCGAGATATCGGAGGGACTTTCCAATaatgtatatttttttggcCACTAAAGACGGTAtaaattttggaattttctGTGGCAAGAATACCAATCCCAATGGTTCTTTCTCGtcattttgaacaaaaaagtCACTACTAACATTTGAATCCAGTTTTCCATCAATCAACCAATCGCATATGTTCTTCATGTAGGGTTGTAAAAGACGCTCTAACGCATCAGATGCAAATTTCTCGAGTACTGGATCACCATTACTTTTTTGTAACTGGCATACAGATAGTAATCCCTCTGCACTgcttttttcaaagttttcaatatattcCATATATGTCCTTAGTTTTAGTACTTCAGGATAGAGGTGTTGATATGTAAAACATAATGGATCGAGTGGATGTAAGTGGGATGAGAAATTGTTGACGAAATTACTATAATCTCGAAGTTTACTTTGAATCAATGTCAAAAATGCTACTTTTAGTGTACTGGTGGTAACATGTTTTTTAAGATATTCCACTCTAATTTGAAGGTGCAAGTAAAGTAAGCCTGCTTCAACGATATCATGCAACTGTTGGCTTTCTCCGTTCGGAATATTGCTGGGTATTGTGAACTTCTTGTCTTTTAGTTCGAATAAAGTAGAGGGTGTTCCCAACACAAGATAGGGTATACTTTTAACGATATCGGCCCTCGATACCATTGTGCTGAAATATGGATCTGATAAGCTTTGTAATGTAGCATCAGATGAACTATGTTGCCAAGCATTTCCCCCATAGGACCCAATTGACCTTCTGTCCGATACCTTCTCAAAATTCTCAAAAGAATCCGCATAGACGCTTTCCgttgttttcctttgtaTATTTTCTATCACTTCTTTCGACATTGGTTCTCTCATATCATACAACTCATCGTTTTTGTCTAAAAGTGACAAACATTGCAGTAAATATTTATGTTTTTCTTCCGGACTTGAGAGATGGCACATGATGCCGGCAAACATTTCTAAATGAGACCAACTTTTCATGTCCTGATTGCGTTGcaccattatttttttataaTATTCCAATACTTTTGTGacattttcctttgatgatgttttgaTAGAGTAGTAAAGGTCCTGAATTAATTGCTGAGAATACGCACTGCCAGCAGATGCAGGAAGCATGTGTAGTACACATGTGCCAAATTTTTGGTCCATTATTGTTTTTTCCGTTACCCCACAGTAGAGATAGGGGAAGAGGCTCTTTTTCACATCTTTTACCTTTCACTTTAGCGCACAAATCGTTCTTgtttgttgatattttcacaAAACAATATCGATCTACTGTTGTTGTATCCAATGATGTAAACATAAAGTGAAAAAGGTTGTGAAatagtcacgtgattgaCTTTGGTGACCATCACAAGGATTGAAGGAAAGACATATGCAGACATACATGTATacataatatatatatcaatacAGTACATGTATAATACATTTGTTTAACTTATTATTATGCCATATTTTTTAATAAGGAGCAGAGAGTAGTTCAGCCTCccttgaaaagaaagagttaGAGAATTTGTCATCGTACCCGCAATGTTCCATAGTTCTTTTATAGTGATAGAAATTGTAGAATTGCAGCATGGCCCGTAAAGCAATTTCTTGGCCATAGGAATCGTTGATCTCGCCCGTGATATCCTTCCCTGTTATCCAGTTATCTGTTAAATGAAGTTTCTCATGTAAGAACACTCCAGAAATCAATTCCATATGATCTGCCCTCCATCTTTTATTCTTGAATGGTGCCAATTCGTGAATTATCTTTAATATGGGGTGGTATATGTCCAGATTAAAGATAGAATACAATGCCTTGAATATGTTACTAACATTAAGTGGTAGGTCTTTTAGCCTTTGTGTCTTTTTCCCAGTTATTTTGGATAACACTCGTAATAGATACACCTCGGAATTGAGCATTCGGAGATTTAATCTGTTTGCTTTCTCATTTGCGGTTGATATCTCAAGAGTTTCTTTATATTGAACATTGTATAAAGAACATTCACTCCAAAAAGAATGGGTAGGTTGTAAATGTTTAGAGTAAATTctgttttgatattgatcAGTAAAAGATTGAAGGATGCCTACGCTTGTCGTAATGAACTTTGAATCGTAAATCAACGAGCAAAGATACTCAAATTTAAGAAAGTGGCTAACCTTAAACCATTTTAAAAGGAGGAAAAGTATGGCAGAACTCGATTCCATTGCAATTTCCTTTGATCTTATAAGTTCCAATTGTGGTTGAAGCtcattaatttcttcttcagaaaaaTCCTCTTCAAGGTATACTTTGTTTGACATACAAGTTTCAATAGTTTCTAATAGAACATATACTAGAGATGAAAAATGGGGTAAAGCATTAGCATAATAATCTTCGATGCGATTCATGGTTTCAGGTTCCTCATTCTGTATACCTCTATACGTGAATGGGTCCTTCTCATGTACCTCAGTGTTTGTCCATCCTCGTTCTTGCACCATAAATAATTCTCTTTCATGCCATAGTTGTTTAGTAGATAGTTTTATATGCACAGATTTTGACAAAATTTCGATTGCTTCTTGCATGTTATACGGTAACACTGTCTCAGGCACCGCAATACTCAGCTTATTACTAAGTTCGTCTACCACACCAGTATCATAGTCACCAGAGGATGGAAAAAATGCTGGATATGATAAATTGGCTTGAAATGACTTCCTCGTTTTCAATCCGTTGGGCGAGCTTGTGGGTGATGCCGGCTGTGATGGTGCAGGCGTTGCCATATGCACTTGTGGCTCTCCCAACGACATGTTAGAACTGCTCCTCGAACGGGGTCTCGGAATCTCTAAAAATTGTGAAAGAGAATTGGGGTTGTCAAGCATGCTAGGATATGTCGGTTCTGGAAGCTGAGAAGATGGAAATCTTGAGGTGATATCTTCCCTAAAAGCAACATATTCCAATGgagatattgaaagattcgAAGCAGAGgagtctttcttttcaattttgtgatgttgaagaacaaatctCTTCACTGCGTCATAATGGCTCTCTTCACCAAACTGTAATAGAAGCACTTTATGGAAtaaaataatgatatttcttattCTCATTGAGAGTCGACTTTTCCAACGCCAATGGTCTATATATTTTGTAAGGAAAAGCATCAAGCCAGATGAATGTACGACATCAATAAAATCTTCTACAGCTTTGGTGTGCATGCTTCTTTGCTCAATAGCTATATTGATCATAAAATAAGTGATTGAACCCGAGTAGAACAAAAGAGTATTATATTGTTGCAAATTAGTGTTCTTCACCCTACAACAATCTGCATGTTTCTTAAAGCAAGGTAAGAGTACctttgaaatcatcatcaataGAGTATTATTCCTCCGTAGAATGTCTAAATGATGGAAATAACTGTTCGTTTCCTGAAAAGTTCCGAAAGAAATATACGCCAGACAAAGCAAGGTATTGATATCCACTGAATTTACCTCTAGCTTTTTACCAAGCTCTGTAATAACTTGAATAGCGTATTTACGCTCTTCGATAAATTTCGAACTATCATAgtttttttcaaagctcAACTTTGCAGTCTTTAAGCTCCCATAGTCCTTTTGTATGAACCATTCTGATAGTTCGTGAAATAATGAATTAAAATCGGAAGCCTGCCAATCTAACGTAGGCTTGGTAAATGAATGTGAAAGATCACCTCTTTCAATCTCGTCTGCTTTTTCTTGTAACAACTTCTTTAATGCATCGTCTACTGGTAAATtattatcttcttcaactttgaCATCCTCATATGTAATTATTTTATCTTTGTCATTCAATTCGGGTGAAACCTTCCTTAGTTGCTTCGGTGATGCTTGTCCGTTAGTATATGAATCATAACCTTGGAAATAATCTTTCAGGCTACCAGAACTAGAACTGGGGGAGATTGGTCCATCGATCTCATCGACATTTGCAAACTCTGAatcctcatcatcttcttcccCATTAGCATCATCCTGAGTATCAATAATCTCACTGCTATTGTTCGCTTCATTAGATTGTCTATCTGTGCCGTTGTTTTCATGCTGCAATTCATTTGAATCACCCAAATGTAATTTCTTGCTAAGTAAACTATCCAGATCATGGAATAAAGACGTATCCGAAGGGAAAGTCTGGTGTTCATTGGAGAGCTGTTTTGCAAATGGCGGTCTAGCCTGAGTCTTGCTCCTCAAATCTTTAGAAGACAAAGACTTCAATAGCGGAGATCTTGACCGCTGTGTCTCTGGCATTATCGCAATCCACAAATAATATTGGATTCCTTTCTATCTctcaaattgaataatcGTTAATtcaatgttgaaaagaaaacagcTCTTCAAGCCGCTATCAATAGAAAACCACGGGAGTAGTTCAGGCAATACCTCGCAATGTATTTGAACCACAAAAGTAACGTTTTCTAAAAAGTTTAAGTGTATAGTTGCAAACGTTCTTATTCTAACATGTCTGATTGAATGCGATGctacttttttttggattttgAGTAACTATTCAAATGCCTGAAAAATGTGATACACACAAATTAAAACTGAAAATCTGTAAGAAACAAATCGAATTTGACTCGTGATGTTCAATCGTGGAAGAGTGACCAGCAAGCTTTTCTGGCCGAAGCCGCTAGTTTATATTTGATTGCAAACTAAATGAGCATTTCTCTGGAGAATATTCTTGGCCTCAAAGTTAAAATTACTGATGTTTTAGACCATGTAACGCAAGGAAAAGTGTATTCATTCAACTCAAATAATGACACCATCACTTTGATTGTGGGCAAGAAAAATAAAGCATACACATTTGAGATCATTCAGACCTCATTTATCAAGCATCTGGAACTAGTAGGAGAGAAGGCTAATCCGTCTAGTTTCAAGAAAGATCATGTAAAACCGTCATACGTTGATCTCGATAGAGTGAAAAATGCATTGGCTAAGACAATAGACACAGCTGCTAAAAAGGAAATgtcaattggaaaaaatgTTTCCTATGAGGGTCAATTTATATTTGATCTCATTCATAAGACTATATCAGATATAGTATGGAAGGGAAAATCCATTGTCGTTCTTGATGAGCTGGAAATAAATCCGCCGTATCAGCTTGGTAGCATTAAACCATTGCAAGGCAGAACTGATGTCAAATCAAAAGAGTTGATAGATAAGATTGTTGAATCTGCATGGAATAAATTAGAGAACGAAAGAAAAGGCGGATGATGCCGGATGTCAATGTAAAAATATATAGTTTATTTATTTACAGATTAAAATTTAACTTATTTCGTTCGGAATTAAAACTGGATAGAATACACATCGCCTTAGATGATGCCCACTAGGAGCAATCTCTAGCTTGTCCTTCGATTAACGTCACTCCGAATTTCAAAGTAACATCCACCGGATAGAAATTGAATCGAATAATTTAAGACCTTTCCCAGAGGTTCCTTTAAACCCATCAAGTTCCTCCCATGGAATATAAAACTCAAATCGTTCATTCTTAGGTAAAATGTAGTTGGAGTCATTATCAAGGTTCTTTGACTGAAGCACAGATTCCCAATAAAGATTTAACCAGCAACTTGAAAAAGAGCTTAGGTGAGAGACGTTGTTTATAAATTGCGAGGTCTTTGAACGGATTCCAAATGATAAACGGATATCTGAGAAAGTTACGTTGATATTTGGAACTATTATTTGCTTTGAAGTTAACGACCTTAATGATCCCTTGCCTGTAGAACACTGCTTGGAGAATAAATCGATAAGACCCGATTTTCCACTTGAGTGACTTTGTATCTTAATGGATACTGTTGTATTATTGGCctttttcaagaattccGAGCTATATTGACCAATTGAATTTGTAAACTCGATTGACAAAATCTTGAATTCGATGGTAGAAAGGTtctttattatttcttctcGTTGTTTAGCTTCGTATCGGAGAAACATTTCTTGGTACTTGAGATAACGTAGTTGAGAAGCTATGGTAACTCCTTTACTGATGCCTGTCTTAAACCTAGTGCTCAGAAAAAGAGATTGTGCTTCATGACGGGGGAGCTGCAAGTATGTCATCAAATATGCGACTACCAGAGTGCCCGATCTCCCTTTGCCCATTTTACAGTGAATAACAGCTACTTTCCCCCTTGAGACAGTATCTCTTATATCGTCTATTAAGTTCTGAAGATGCAAAAAAGATGGTGGTGAATGATCAATCCATCCAGCTCTCAACAAGTGAGATTTCACAGAAATTGGTGGTTTTACTATTTCATCTGCATTAGATCTGAATAGTAATTTGATTCCGGAAACATTGCAATGGTCTTCGAGCATTTTTCTGGATCTAAAAGTGGAAGTAATTTTTTCACTCTTACCAGCTGGTGGGGTCACATGTTTTGATTCCAATACCATGGCAAAATCGTCATCAGTGTAGTCTGAATCATTCATTTCCGCCTTCAAATTGTAGATTTTCCAGTTCTTTCTGCCATGATTCGCATCCAAATACGTGACAAGATCAACGAGACTGTTGCGATAAAACATTTTGGGATACTTCATTACAGGATATGAGCAAACAATGATGTTGTCAGTAACATACGAAACATCCAAAACTAATCCCATATTATTCTTATATTGATTGAAAGGGGAGCTGTAGATTGATTTGATGATGTGCTCCGGATTAAATTTCGATAAAGTCATTTTGAATACTTTCAGTACAATTATACTTGGTGAAGATCTTAGTAACGTCAAAGCGATTGTCCAAAATTTGGCCGACTTTGAATTTATAGATGTAGACCAGTCTATTTAATACTGGTGGTGGGGAAGTTGTAAATGAGTTTGAATTGCTAGTTTTCTTAAATGCAACATTTGTGTCACTTCAGAAAGTACTTGACAACAGTGcgacaaaaaaaaaataagaaaaaaaaaaaacaggAAAGACAAGTATCAGGTAGAATAGTTATATTATTCCAGTAATGAACTCGCATTTAATGTTTCAACGATGTGATCAGCAATTGCGTTTAGCGCATCTGATATgttgatatcatcatcatttttcAGTTCGAAGAGCCCTGTATTCCGTTTAAGCTGTCCTTCAatgtcttcatcttcgaaCATATACTTATGTTCGTTCCTGTAAGATTTGTAaacaaattcatcaaagtAGTATGGTGGATCAACCCAATATGAATCTATAGTCTTGTATCCAGCTCTTgcatttcttctctttttcaaaacttcGTATGGAGCTCGAACAAATATTTTGATGTCAAACTTCTTTGTTAGCTCTTCATCGTTAAATATCATGAACCCATCAACCAATACAATCTTAAGATCAGAATTTTGCACGATAGCATATTTCCTCTTAAGAGAATCCCAATCTTCTGGTGATATATCAAACTTTGTTATGTCATCAACGTTATCGTTATGAATCAATTTACTTTTGATTAAGCCAGTTTCTTTTATTTGATCCAACTCTCTTTTAAATGCAGGTATATCCAATGCCTCTGGACAGTCCCAGTCGGCAATCTGATATTTTTCGTTTAGTGGAATTTGCGCATCAGGCTTATAGAAGTCATCTTCGTGTAATACACTACTTCTAGGGATTGCATTCGATGTTAGCTTGGTTAAGGTGGTCTTACCCGATGATGAACATCCACTTATCGCGATGAGAACCAATTTAGAGCTAgtcattcttttctcctAAAATAGTGGGTTTAAGTTGATACCGCTTACTTCGTACGATGTAGGGAATAAGGAAGTAAATATGTCCCAAGGAGCTACCTCAATTTTCCCTACAAATAGCTTATGTGACGCTTTTCATTGTCTTGTTTGGAAGATATGTTGGATCTTTCTTATCTATTGTCCTGgctttcaatttttcatgCGAAAccatttttgaattttgtcAATAAATTTTGAGAAAGTTAACAATCCTGCAAGACTTTATATGATAAATTCGCAGAAACTTGGTACATGAGAAGGCAATATAGGTTATTTTGCCCTACTTAACAGCTTTGTGGAACCCTCCAACTGAATCGATATCTGAAGCATCTTTTCATTTACTCACAATGTCGGAATTTATTAATGAGAACCCTGATATTTTAGATGAGACCCTCCTACCGtccagaaaagaagatattaCAAATGAACTATTTGGTGATGCCTTAGGGAAAATCACacatgaaagaaaaaggcAGTTGCTGCAGATAGGATCTGTAGACTCGCCAGTTTTGAAAAACATAGGTCTTCTAGATAAACTATTAAACCAGCAGCTATCTTTGGATGAGACCGTACCTGATTTGACAGATATAGAAACAGCAACTGAATCCGATGA
Proteins encoded in this window:
- the TEP1 gene encoding putative phosphatidylinositol-3,4,5-trisphosphate 3-phosphatase (similar to uniprot|P53916 Saccharomyces cerevisiae YNL128W); the encoded protein is MTLSKFNPEHIIKSIYSSPFNQYKNNMGLVLDVSYVTDNIIVCSYPVMKYPKMFYRNSLVDLVTYLDANHGRKNWKIYNLKAEMNDSDYTDDDFAMVLESKHVTPPAGKSEKITSTFRSRKMLEDHCNVSGIKLLFRSNADEIVKPPISVKSHLLRAGWIDHSPPSFLHLQNLIDDIRDTVSRGKVAVIHCKMGKGRSGTLVVAYLMTYLQLPRHEAQSLFLSTRFKTGISKGVTIASQLRYLKYQEMFLRYEAKQREEIIKNLSTIEFKILSIEFTNSIGQYSSEFLKKANNTTVSIKIQSHSSGKSGLIDLFSKQCSTGKGSLRSLTSKQIIVPNINVTFSDIRLSFGIRSKTSQFINNVSHLSSFSSCWLNLYWESVLQSKNLDNDSNYILPKNERFEFYIPWEELDGFKGTSGKGLKLFDSISIRWMLL
- the NRK1 gene encoding ribosylnicotinamide kinase (similar to uniprot|P53915 Saccharomyces cerevisiae YNL129W NRK1 Nicotinamide riboside kinase catalyzes the synthesis of nicotinamide nucleotide (NMN) from nicotinamide riboside involved in a salvage pathway for NAD biosynthesis), whose product is MTSSKLVLIAISGCSSSGKTTLTKLTSNAIPRSSVLHEDDFYKPDAQIPLNEKYQIADWDCPEALDIPAFKRELDQIKETGLIKSKLIHNDNVDDITKFDISPEDWDSLKRKYAIVQNSDLKIVLVDGFMIFNDEELTKKFDIKIFVRAPYEVLKKRRNARAGYKTIDSYWVDPPYYFDEFVYKSYRNEHKYMFEDEDIEGQLKRNTGLFELKNDDDINISDALNAIADHIVETLNASSLLE